Proteins encoded in a region of the Vicia villosa cultivar HV-30 ecotype Madison, WI linkage group LG5, Vvil1.0, whole genome shotgun sequence genome:
- the LOC131602007 gene encoding uncharacterized protein LOC131602007 codes for MAHLSHSHFRTPISFCTPAKTPTSLISLHTTFPFSTSTLPSPLSLQRFTSLPPRSLSRSVPQSNAAELSASVDDDELPEELLELPEELELELDHQADYSDDEEVDVIALEQEAKEVALEYSTSLSRVLTIEDEKSDAKETAKNAKRNKPKRKIIPDNLLPRIAIVGRPNVGKSALFNRLVGGNKAIVVDEPGVTRDRLYGRSYWGDHEFMVVDTGGVITVSKSQSTVMEDLDITTTIGMDGIPLATREAAVARMPSMIEKQAIAAVEESSVIVFLVDGQAGLIAADVEIADWLRKNYSNKPIILAVNKCESPRKRIMQASEFWALGFEPIPVSAISGSGTGELLDLVCSGIQKVEEPENLVEEEDYVPAISIVGRPNVGKSSILNALVGEDRTIVSPVSGTTRDAIDTEFIGPDGQKFHLIDTAGIRKRTTVASAGSTTEALSVNRAFRAIRRSDVVALVIEALACITEQDYKIAERIEKEGKGCVIVVNKWDTIPDKNQQTALHYEQDVREKLRLLNWAPVVYSTALAGHNVDKIIVAASEVEKERARRLGTSILNQVVQEAVTFKPPPRTRGGKRGRVYYCTQAAIRPPTFVFFVNDTKLFSETYRRFMEKQLRSNAGFPGTPIRLLWRSRKKMEKNEGKKGARTKNNPASPRRKLIPATQ; via the exons ATGGCACATCTTTCCCACTCACACTTTCGCACCCCCATCTCTTTCTGCACCCCCGCCAAAACCCCAACCTCCCTTATCTCACTCCACACCACTTTTCCCTTTTCCACTTCAACACTTCCCTCTCCGCTTTCTCTGCAAAGATTCACCTCACTCCCTCCCCGGAGCCTCTCCCGCTCCGTACCGCAGTCTAACGCCGCTGAACTCTCAGCCTCCGTGGATGACGACGAATTACCAGAGGAATTGCTTGAACTGCCAGAggaattagaattagaattagaCCATCAAGCTGATTATTCAGACGATGAAGAAGTTGACGTCATCGCGCTCGAGCAAGAAGCAAAGGAAGTTGCATTGGAGTATTCAACCTCTCTATCTCGCGTTTTGACTATAG AAGATGAGAAAAGTGATGCCAAAGAAACAGCTAAAAACGCCAAGAGGAATAAACCGAAGAGAAAAATT ATCCCTGACAATCTTCTACCAAGGATTGCTATTGTTGGAAGGCCGAATGTTGGCAAGTCAGCATTATTTAACCGTCTCGTTGGG GGTAACAAGGCAATTGTGGTGGATGAACCTGGGGTTACGAGGGATCGTTTATATGGCCGATCATATTGGGGAGACCATGAATTCATGGTGGTGGATACTGGGGGTGTTATAACTGTTTCAAAATCACAATCCACTGTTATGGAAGACCTGGATATTACTACGACAATTGGTATGGATGGTATTCCCCTTGCAACTAGAGAAGCAGCTGTTGCCAGGATGCCATCAATGATTGAGAAACAAGCAATTGCGGCTGTGGAAGAATCATCTGTTATTGTTTTCCTGGTTGATGGTCAG GCAGGTCTAATAGCAGCTGATGTGGAGATTGCTGATTGGCTACGTAAAAACTACTCAAACAAACCTATCATTCTAGCAGTTAACAAGTGCGAATCTCCACGAAAAAGAATTATGCAGGCGTCTGAATTTTGGGCCCTTGG GTTTGAACCAATCCCAGTATCAGCAATATCAGGGTCTGGAACTGGAGAGCTTCTTGACCTTGTTTGTTCAGGGATACAGAAAGTTGAG GAGCCAGAGAAtcttgttgaagaagaagattatgTTCCAGCAATTTCTATTGTTGGTAGACCAAATGTTGGCAAAAGTAGCATTTTAAATGCACTGGTTGGTGAGGACAGAACAATAGTCAGCCCCGTCAGTGGCACTACACGTGATGCTATTGATACTGAATTTATTGGACCAGATGGCCAG AAGTTCCATCTTATCGATACTGCTGGAATCAGGAAAAGGACAACTGTAGCCTCAGCTGGAAGTACAACAGAGGCTTTGTCTGTGAATCGAGCATTTCGTGCTATTCGTCGTTCTGATGTTGTTGCTCTTGTCATTGAGGCCTTGGCTTGTATCACTGAACAG GATTACAAGATAGCTGAAAGAATAGAAAAAGAAGGCAAAGGCTGTGTGATTGTTGTAAACAAGTGGGATACAATACCAGATAAAAATCAGCAGACTGCATTACACTATGAGCAAGATGTCAGAGAGAAGCTTCGTTTACTTAACTGGGCTCCAGTTGTTTATTCTACTGCTCTAGCTGGCCATAATGTTGACAA GATCATTGTTGCTGCTAGTGAAGTCGAAAAAGAGAGAGCAAGAAGACTCGGTACTTCTATATTGAATCAAGTAGTGCAGGAAGCAGTAACTTTTAAGCCTCCTCCCAGGACACGAGGTGGAAAAAGAGGGCGTGTTTACTATTGCACTCAG GCTGCTATAAGGCCGCCTACATTTGTGTTCTTTGTCAATGATACAAAACTTTTTTCTGAAACTTACCGACGCTTTATGGAGAAGCAGCTGCGTTCAAATGCGGGATTTCCTGGTACACCCATTAGGCTTTTATGGCGCAGcagaaaaaaaatggaaaaaaatgaag GCAAAAAGGGGGCGAGGACCAAAAACAATCCTGCCTCACCCCGGCGAAAATTGATACCAGCTACACAATAG